A stretch of Desulfotalea psychrophila LSv54 DNA encodes these proteins:
- the rfbB gene encoding dTDP-glucose 4,6-dehydratase → MKILVTGGAGFIGSAVIRHILENTDDSVVNLDKLTYAGNLESLEGVAGNEHYLFEQVDICDREELVRVFAIHQPDAVMHLAAESHVDRSIDGPATFVETNIVGTSTILQVAQKYWSALPEERRECFRFHHVSTDEVYGDLADPEEFFTEETSYAPSSPYSASKAASDHLVRAWQRTYGFPTIITNCSNNYGPYQFPEKLIPLMILNALEGKALPIYGNGQQIRDWLHVEDHARALLLVLRQGKIGETYNIGGHNEKSNLEVVHTLCDVLQEMVPGEEGSSYRDLISHVADRPGHDLRYAIDAGKIERELGWRPQETFESGIRKTVQWYLDNKGWWSRVLDGSYNRQRLGVRA, encoded by the coding sequence ATGAAAATATTAGTAACAGGCGGTGCAGGTTTTATAGGATCTGCGGTTATTCGCCATATACTAGAAAATACGGATGACAGTGTCGTTAATCTCGATAAACTCACCTATGCGGGTAATCTTGAGTCCCTAGAGGGTGTTGCCGGGAATGAGCATTACCTCTTTGAGCAGGTGGATATCTGTGACCGTGAAGAGTTGGTACGTGTTTTTGCTATCCACCAGCCCGATGCTGTTATGCATCTGGCCGCCGAGAGTCATGTCGATCGCTCCATAGATGGCCCGGCAACCTTTGTAGAGACCAATATTGTGGGTACCTCCACCATTTTACAGGTGGCTCAAAAATATTGGTCTGCTCTACCTGAAGAGAGGAGAGAGTGTTTTCGCTTTCACCATGTCTCAACCGATGAGGTCTATGGAGATCTTGCAGATCCTGAGGAATTCTTTACCGAAGAGACCTCCTATGCGCCAAGCAGTCCATACTCAGCCTCCAAGGCAGCCAGTGACCATCTGGTTAGAGCATGGCAACGGACCTACGGTTTTCCAACTATTATCACCAACTGCTCTAACAATTATGGTCCCTACCAATTCCCTGAGAAACTCATTCCTCTCATGATCCTCAATGCCCTGGAAGGCAAAGCTCTACCTATCTATGGTAATGGGCAGCAAATCCGAGATTGGCTTCATGTCGAGGATCACGCCCGTGCTCTTCTTCTCGTGCTTCGGCAGGGGAAAATTGGAGAGACCTATAATATCGGGGGGCATAACGAAAAGAGTAATCTGGAGGTTGTTCATACTCTCTGTGATGTTTTGCAGGAAATGGTTCCTGGTGAAGAGGGTAGCTCCTACAGAGATTTGATAAGCCATGTTGCTGACCGTCCCGGCCATGATCTGCGCTATGCCATTGATGCAGGCAAGATAGAACGGGAGCTCGGTTGGCGACCCCAGGAGACATTTGAGTCTGGCATCCGTAAAACAGTTCAGTGGTATCTTGATAATAAAGGATGGTGGAGCAGAGTGCTTGATGGCTCCTATAATCGTCAGCGTTTAGGAGTAAGAGCATAA
- a CDS encoding NAD-dependent epimerase/dehydratase family protein, whose amino-acid sequence MTRYQEVQQELKDSPKTWLITGVAGFIGSNLLETLLGLGQKVVGLDNFVTGYQHNLDEVEGAVTDAQWQNFRFIEGDICSLDACQEACQGVDYVLQQAALGSVPRSIVDPITTNNTNISGFLNMLVAARDAEVKSFTYAASSSTYGDHPALPKVEENIGNPLSPYAVTKYVNELYASVFARTYSFKTIGLRYFNILGKRQDPNGAYAAVIPLWTAAMINDETVFINGDGETSRDFCFIENAVQANILAATATEEARDNVYNVAVGDRTTLNELFNLIKHNLADHGIVYNLDPSYRDFRAGDVRHSQADTTKIKRLLGYSPQYKIGAGIEKAMGWYVQSLSVSGHK is encoded by the coding sequence ATGACAAGATACCAAGAGGTACAACAGGAATTAAAAGATAGCCCCAAGACCTGGCTTATCACAGGTGTTGCAGGATTTATTGGCTCTAACCTTTTAGAGACTCTTCTTGGCCTGGGGCAAAAAGTTGTGGGTCTCGATAATTTTGTTACAGGATACCAGCATAACCTTGATGAAGTTGAAGGGGCGGTGACAGATGCTCAATGGCAAAACTTTCGTTTTATTGAAGGGGATATTTGTAGTCTTGATGCCTGCCAAGAAGCCTGTCAGGGCGTTGACTATGTGCTCCAGCAGGCAGCTCTTGGTTCTGTGCCTCGTTCCATTGTTGACCCGATTACCACCAACAATACCAATATCAGTGGGTTTTTGAATATGCTTGTGGCGGCTCGTGATGCTGAGGTGAAAAGCTTTACCTATGCCGCCTCCAGCTCTACCTATGGTGACCACCCAGCCCTGCCTAAGGTAGAGGAGAATATAGGTAATCCCCTCTCTCCCTATGCTGTAACCAAATATGTCAATGAGCTCTACGCCTCTGTCTTTGCCAGAACCTATAGTTTTAAGACCATAGGTCTTCGCTACTTTAATATTCTGGGTAAACGTCAGGATCCCAATGGTGCCTATGCGGCTGTCATTCCCCTCTGGACTGCGGCCATGATTAATGATGAAACTGTTTTTATCAATGGTGATGGAGAGACCAGCCGTGATTTTTGCTTTATAGAGAATGCAGTACAGGCAAATATCCTTGCTGCAACAGCGACAGAAGAGGCTAGGGACAATGTCTACAATGTTGCCGTTGGCGATAGGACAACACTCAATGAACTGTTCAACCTCATAAAGCATAATCTTGCAGATCATGGCATAGTCTATAACCTAGATCCGAGCTATCGTGACTTTCGTGCAGGTGATGTGCGGCATTCTCAGGCAGATACCACTAAGATAAAAAGGCTTTTGGGATATAGTCCACAGTATAAAATTGGTGCGGGAATAGAGAAGGCTATGGGCTGGTATGTGCAGAGTCTTTCCGTCTCCGGGCATAAATAA
- the tviB gene encoding Vi polysaccharide biosynthesis UDP-N-acetylglucosamine C-6 dehydrogenase TviB: MEYSLDTTKIGIVGLGYVGLPLAVEFGKKISTIGFDLNESRVRDLVAGSDFTLECSAEELSKASELQYSTNLEDLRDCNVYIVTVPTPIDEHKCPDLSPLVKASESLGQVLSKGDIVIYESTVYPGATEENCVPVLERVSGLSYNKDFFAGYSPERINPGDKEHSVTMIKKVTSGSTEQIADFVDELYSSIIIAGTHKASSIRVAEAAKVIENTQRDLNIALINELAIIFNKLGIDTEEVLEAAGTKWNFLPFRPGLVGGHCIGVDPYYLTHKAQSVGYHPEVILSGRRINDNMGSYVASQLVKALIKKRIQVEGANVLLLGLTFKENCPDLRNTKVVDIISELAQYNIQVDVYDPWVSKIEAEKEYGISPVEKPGQNKYDAVVVAVAHNEFVALGESGLQDLLREKSVVYDLKYILPRAVVDIRL, translated from the coding sequence ATGGAATATTCGCTTGATACTACTAAAATTGGTATTGTTGGTCTTGGCTATGTCGGTTTACCCCTGGCTGTTGAGTTTGGTAAAAAAATCTCGACGATTGGCTTTGACCTAAATGAGAGCCGTGTCCGTGATCTTGTCGCTGGTAGCGACTTCACCCTGGAATGTTCAGCAGAAGAGTTGAGTAAGGCCAGTGAGTTACAGTATTCTACAAACCTTGAAGATCTGCGGGACTGTAATGTCTATATTGTCACTGTGCCGACCCCCATTGATGAGCATAAATGTCCAGACCTCTCTCCCCTGGTAAAGGCTTCAGAGAGTTTGGGCCAAGTTCTCTCCAAGGGTGATATTGTCATATATGAGTCCACTGTCTACCCTGGTGCCACCGAAGAGAACTGTGTGCCTGTTTTAGAGCGTGTTTCAGGTCTCTCCTATAATAAAGATTTTTTTGCGGGGTATAGCCCAGAGCGTATTAATCCCGGCGATAAAGAGCATAGCGTGACCATGATCAAAAAGGTTACCTCGGGCTCTACTGAGCAGATAGCCGACTTTGTGGATGAACTCTACTCTTCAATTATTATAGCGGGAACCCATAAGGCCTCTTCTATTCGGGTGGCTGAGGCTGCTAAGGTGATTGAAAATACGCAACGGGATTTGAATATTGCCCTTATCAATGAGCTTGCCATCATCTTTAATAAACTTGGTATTGATACCGAAGAAGTTTTAGAGGCAGCAGGAACAAAGTGGAACTTCCTTCCCTTTAGACCGGGTCTGGTGGGGGGACACTGCATCGGGGTTGACCCATACTATCTCACCCATAAGGCCCAATCCGTGGGTTACCATCCAGAGGTGATTCTCTCAGGGCGTCGCATCAATGATAATATGGGAAGCTATGTTGCCTCGCAGCTTGTAAAGGCGCTTATCAAGAAACGAATTCAGGTGGAAGGTGCCAATGTCCTCCTTCTTGGTCTCACCTTTAAGGAAAACTGTCCTGATCTGCGCAATACCAAGGTGGTGGATATTATCTCGGAGCTCGCCCAGTATAATATCCAGGTAGATGTCTATGACCCTTGGGTTTCTAAGATTGAGGCGGAAAAAGAGTATGGCATTTCTCCTGTAGAAAAACCAGGGCAAAATAAGTATGATGCCGTAGTTGTGGCTGTAGCTCATAATGAGTTTGTAGCCCTTGGAGAGTCCGGTTTACAAGATTTGCTGAGGGAAAAATCAGTTGTATACGATCTTAAATATATACTGCCCAGGGCAGTTGTTGATATAAGGCTATAG
- a CDS encoding polysaccharide biosynthesis protein, with protein sequence MKKILGIAVFLRHQFLLLRRRFSQRNAWFLVLADCLSIVLAHFLAHLIRFDFQQQPGDVSHFLVFIPFIFLVRLPIFYAFGLYSGMWRYTSFRDLLNIIKAVLTSSLTIVGILFLLDTSMQFSRSVLVLDAILTFLLVCGVRVGIRFILRHVVDKTGRRAYFNSCKKLLIVGAGSAAEKTVREIRENSKLCYDIVGFVDDDPSKRGLRIHNIPIWGGVDFVGECAQQTKAEELLIAIASLTGEEMQRIASLCQKTGLPYKIIPSFGEIIDGHANLSDIRDISYRDLLGRAEIKLETDEIGSCLAGKNILITGGGGSIGSELVRQVTTFAPAKIIIFEACEENLYNIQMELLHEYDLDNIVPVLGKVQDHKLLINVFEQHKPQVIFHAAAYKHVPLVENNAWQAVDNNIVSSQLLMEAAIVYGVERFVVVSTDKAVRPTNVMGASKRMTELLMSAYRKRNWQGNLSPIWQRIIKDRSIEHNTIFMAVRFGNVLGSSGSVIPLFTRQIQRGGPVTVTHPKITRYFMSIEEAAQLILQAASMGEGGEIFLLKMGKPVLIADLARNLIALAGLVPDQDIKIEYSGLREGEKLYEELITEGEGIVETGHDKIMVLAGEKVLTDSEAIAIVMELRQEARAFDGDRVRDLLKVLMPEYAEMVKVNEALVKVAL encoded by the coding sequence ATGAAAAAGATTCTCGGCATAGCAGTTTTTTTGCGTCACCAGTTCCTCCTCCTCAGGAGACGTTTCTCGCAGAGAAATGCCTGGTTTCTGGTCCTTGCCGATTGTCTCTCTATTGTCCTGGCCCACTTCCTGGCCCATCTTATCCGCTTTGACTTTCAGCAACAGCCGGGAGATGTCTCTCATTTTTTGGTATTTATCCCCTTTATTTTCCTCGTTCGCCTGCCAATCTTTTATGCCTTTGGCCTCTACAGTGGCATGTGGCGCTATACCAGCTTTAGGGACCTGCTTAATATCATCAAGGCCGTCCTTACCTCTTCACTGACTATTGTCGGTATCCTCTTCCTCCTCGATACCAGCATGCAGTTTTCCCGAAGTGTTCTGGTCCTTGATGCCATCCTCACCTTTCTCCTTGTCTGTGGGGTCCGGGTGGGTATTCGTTTTATCCTGCGCCATGTGGTGGATAAAACTGGTCGCAGGGCCTATTTCAACAGCTGTAAAAAGCTCCTCATTGTTGGGGCCGGCAGTGCTGCCGAGAAGACGGTGCGGGAGATCAGAGAAAACAGCAAGCTCTGCTATGATATCGTTGGCTTTGTAGATGATGATCCCTCTAAGCGGGGTCTGCGTATTCACAACATCCCCATCTGGGGTGGAGTGGACTTTGTGGGCGAGTGTGCTCAGCAGACCAAGGCTGAGGAGCTCCTCATTGCCATCGCATCGCTGACTGGCGAGGAGATGCAACGGATAGCCTCTCTCTGCCAGAAAACAGGCCTGCCCTATAAGATTATCCCCAGCTTTGGCGAAATTATTGATGGCCATGCCAATCTCTCTGATATTCGTGATATCTCCTATCGGGATCTACTGGGCCGGGCCGAGATAAAGCTGGAAACAGACGAGATCGGCTCCTGTCTGGCCGGGAAAAACATCCTCATCACCGGTGGAGGTGGCTCCATTGGCTCCGAACTTGTCCGTCAGGTAACTACCTTTGCCCCGGCCAAGATCATCATCTTTGAAGCCTGTGAAGAGAACCTCTATAATATTCAGATGGAACTCCTGCACGAGTATGATCTGGATAATATTGTGCCCGTTCTCGGTAAGGTCCAGGACCATAAGCTGCTGATCAATGTTTTTGAGCAGCATAAGCCTCAGGTGATCTTCCATGCAGCCGCCTATAAACATGTACCCCTGGTGGAAAATAACGCCTGGCAGGCGGTGGACAATAATATTGTCTCTAGCCAACTCCTGATGGAGGCTGCCATCGTCTACGGGGTAGAACGTTTTGTGGTGGTTTCCACCGATAAGGCTGTGCGCCCCACCAATGTCATGGGTGCCTCCAAACGGATGACAGAGCTCCTCATGTCCGCCTACCGGAAAAGGAACTGGCAGGGAAATCTTTCCCCGATCTGGCAGAGGATTATAAAGGATAGGTCGATAGAGCATAATACCATCTTTATGGCGGTACGCTTTGGCAATGTCCTCGGCTCTTCCGGCTCGGTCATTCCCCTCTTTACCCGCCAGATCCAGCGCGGTGGACCCGTTACGGTAACTCACCCTAAGATTACCCGTTACTTCATGTCCATTGAAGAGGCCGCCCAGCTCATCCTTCAGGCTGCTTCCATGGGCGAAGGTGGGGAGATATTTCTCCTCAAGATGGGTAAACCGGTGCTTATCGCCGATCTTGCCCGTAACCTTATCGCCCTCGCAGGTTTAGTGCCGGACCAGGATATAAAAATAGAGTACAGTGGTCTGCGTGAAGGGGAAAAACTCTATGAAGAGCTTATCACCGAAGGCGAGGGCATTGTCGAGACCGGCCATGACAAGATCATGGTCCTGGCCGGAGAGAAGGTCCTCACCGACAGCGAGGCCATTGCCATTGTCATGGAGCTGAGACAGGAGGCTCGGGCCTTTGATGGCGATCGGGTCCGCGATTTATTAAAGGTGCTCATGCCCGAATATGCCGAGATGGTCAAGGTCAACGAGGCTTTGGTTAAGGTGGCGCTGTAG
- a CDS encoding GxxExxY protein, with translation MDSKELTGAVIGCAIEVHRQLGPGLLESSYERCLLYELQCLNIFVRTQVVLPIRYKDIEIDAGYRIDLLVADELIVELKVVDTLLPLHTAQVLTYMKLAGVDTGLLINFNVLRLVDGVRRLVL, from the coding sequence ATGGATTCTAAAGAGTTGACAGGTGCAGTGATTGGTTGTGCTATAGAAGTTCATCGTCAGCTTGGTCCGGGTTTACTCGAATCTAGTTATGAACGCTGTTTGTTGTACGAATTGCAGTGTCTTAATATTTTTGTGCGTACTCAGGTTGTATTGCCCATCCGGTATAAGGATATTGAAATTGATGCGGGATATCGTATTGATCTTCTTGTCGCAGATGAACTCATTGTTGAACTAAAGGTGGTTGATACCTTATTGCCACTTCATACTGCTCAGGTGTTGACCTATATGAAGCTTGCTGGGGTAGATACTGGATTATTGATCAATTTTAATGTGCTTCGCTTGGTGGATGGCGTTCGACGTCTTGTTTTGTAA
- a CDS encoding LPS O-antigen chain length determinant protein WzzB, whose protein sequence is MSEARPVGSSIQAPNLCPLSVSNYRDDEIDLLSLLVDVWQQRWFIGGAVSVIGALALVLLLALPSTYEVTAEIEIPSAVSSPLLPALYQQIDTLENLENVPSEMIGEDGNMELPFVLRTPSVGSNPLLAQHRFNRVYQLLKSRDMWLAYQKKTGKTFSAEQGLQAELGRFKGALSVTVLAPQGKKNQSITNPTVLGISLRGGGDEKLARELEGFLQFVNERVVTEVSGGQQIILKGYRDSVENQISLIQLQNQVGPMKDSTAGKGQDAGVASMPATAGLAYGLTQLQSSLQQLQNFSPDLAGLKGFQYLSHPLGEGEKIKPKKALILAATLLFAGFLAIVLALLRTALQRRKEAM, encoded by the coding sequence ATGAGTGAAGCTAGGCCTGTAGGTTCAAGTATCCAAGCACCTAACCTGTGTCCCCTGTCGGTAAGTAATTATCGAGACGATGAGATCGACCTCCTCTCCCTGCTTGTCGATGTCTGGCAGCAGCGCTGGTTTATTGGTGGAGCCGTATCTGTCATAGGTGCCCTCGCCCTTGTGCTTCTTCTCGCTCTGCCATCCACCTATGAGGTGACGGCCGAGATAGAGATTCCTTCAGCAGTCTCCTCTCCCCTCTTGCCAGCCCTCTATCAGCAGATTGATACATTGGAAAATCTAGAGAATGTTCCCTCTGAAATGATTGGTGAAGATGGCAATATGGAGCTTCCCTTTGTTCTGCGCACGCCCTCTGTTGGCAGTAACCCTCTCTTAGCCCAGCACCGTTTTAACCGTGTCTATCAGCTCCTGAAATCCCGTGATATGTGGTTGGCCTACCAGAAAAAAACAGGTAAGACCTTTTCCGCAGAGCAGGGCCTGCAGGCTGAATTAGGCAGATTCAAAGGGGCTCTCTCCGTTACGGTCTTGGCTCCTCAGGGTAAGAAAAATCAATCCATTACCAATCCCACCGTGCTCGGCATTAGCCTAAGGGGTGGTGGTGATGAGAAATTGGCCCGTGAGCTTGAAGGCTTTTTGCAATTTGTTAACGAGCGTGTTGTGACAGAGGTAAGTGGGGGACAGCAAATTATTCTCAAGGGCTATAGGGATAGTGTGGAAAACCAGATAAGCTTGATCCAGTTGCAGAATCAGGTAGGGCCGATGAAGGACTCAACTGCTGGCAAGGGGCAGGATGCGGGAGTAGCCTCTATGCCCGCTACTGCTGGGTTGGCCTATGGCTTGACGCAACTACAGTCGAGTCTGCAACAGCTGCAGAATTTTAGTCCTGATCTTGCCGGTCTCAAAGGATTCCAGTACCTGTCCCATCCTCTGGGTGAGGGGGAAAAGATAAAACCAAAAAAGGCCCTCATTCTTGCCGCCACACTCCTCTTTGCCGGCTTCCTGGCCATTGTCCTCGCCCTTCTCCGCACCGCCCTTCAGCGCCGTAAAGAAGCAATGTAA